In one window of Cupriavidus necator N-1 DNA:
- the nuoI gene encoding NADH-quinone oxidoreductase subunit NuoI — MLLAIKDFFNSLLLKELFKGMAVTGRYLFARKITVQFPEEKTPISPRFRGLHALRRYPNGEERCIACKLCEAVCPALAITIESDARADGTRRTTRYDIDLTKCIFCGFCEEACPVDAIVETQILEYHGEKRGDLYFTKDMLLAVGDRYEPQIAAAKAADAKYR, encoded by the coding sequence ATGCTGCTCGCCATCAAGGACTTCTTCAACAGCCTGCTCCTGAAGGAACTCTTCAAGGGCATGGCCGTGACCGGCCGCTATCTCTTCGCGCGCAAGATCACCGTCCAGTTCCCGGAAGAGAAAACGCCGATCTCGCCGCGCTTCCGTGGCCTGCACGCGCTGCGCCGCTACCCGAACGGGGAAGAGCGCTGCATCGCCTGCAAGCTGTGCGAGGCGGTGTGCCCGGCGCTGGCCATCACGATCGAGTCCGACGCGCGCGCCGACGGCACGCGCCGCACGACCCGCTATGACATCGACCTGACCAAGTGCATCTTCTGCGGTTTCTGCGAAGAGGCCTGCCCGGTCGACGCCATCGTGGAAACGCAGATCCTGGAGTACCACGGCGAGAAGCGCGGCGACCTGTACTTCACCAAGGACATGCTGCTGGCAGTGGGCGACCGCTACGAGCCGCAGATCGCCGCAGCCAAGGCTGCCGACGCGAAGTACCGCTAA
- a CDS encoding NuoB/complex I 20 kDa subunit family protein, producing the protein MAIEGVLNEGFVTTTADKLINWTRTGSLWPMTFGLACCAVEMMHAGAARYDMDRFGVIFRPSPRQSDVMIVAGTLCNKMAPALRKVYDQMAEPRWVISMGSCANGGGYYHYSYSVVRGCDRIVPVDIYVPGCPPTAEALIYGVIQLQNKIKRTNTIARKG; encoded by the coding sequence ATGGCAATCGAAGGCGTTCTCAATGAAGGCTTCGTCACGACTACCGCTGACAAGCTGATCAACTGGACCCGCACCGGGTCGCTGTGGCCGATGACTTTCGGCTTGGCCTGCTGTGCCGTGGAAATGATGCATGCCGGCGCCGCGCGCTACGACATGGACCGCTTCGGTGTGATTTTCCGCCCGTCGCCGCGCCAGTCGGACGTGATGATTGTGGCCGGCACGCTGTGCAACAAGATGGCCCCCGCGCTGCGCAAGGTCTACGACCAGATGGCGGAACCGCGCTGGGTGATCTCGATGGGCTCGTGCGCCAATGGCGGCGGCTACTACCACTACTCGTATTCGGTGGTGCGTGGCTGCGATCGCATCGTGCCGGTGGATATCTACGTGCCGGGCTGCCCGCCGACGGCCGAAGCGCTGATCTACGGCGTGATCCAGCTGCAGAACAAGATCAAGCGTACCAACACCATCGCGCGCAAGGGCTGA
- the nuoE gene encoding NADH-quinone oxidoreductase subunit NuoE has protein sequence MLSAEALKEIDRAIAKYPADQKQSAVMAALAVAQGEVGWVSPEVMQFVANYLEMPPVWVEEVATFYNMYDTKPVGKFKLAVCTNLPCALSGGERAGEYLKRKLGIDYNETTADGCFTLKEGECMGACGDAPVMIVNNTRMCSWMSDDKLDALVDELKAEAAKGGK, from the coding sequence ATGCTATCAGCAGAAGCTCTCAAGGAAATCGATCGCGCGATCGCGAAGTATCCGGCCGACCAGAAGCAGTCGGCCGTGATGGCGGCGCTTGCCGTGGCGCAGGGCGAGGTGGGCTGGGTTTCACCCGAAGTCATGCAGTTCGTCGCCAACTACCTCGAGATGCCGCCCGTGTGGGTGGAAGAGGTGGCGACCTTCTACAACATGTATGACACCAAGCCGGTGGGCAAATTCAAGCTCGCCGTCTGCACCAACCTGCCGTGCGCCCTGTCGGGCGGCGAGCGGGCCGGCGAGTACCTGAAGCGCAAGCTCGGGATCGACTACAACGAGACCACCGCTGACGGCTGCTTCACCCTGAAAGAGGGCGAGTGCATGGGCGCTTGCGGCGATGCGCCGGTGATGATCGTCAACAATACCCGCATGTGCAGCTGGATGAGCGACGACAAGCTCGACGCACTGGTCGACGAGCTCAAGGCCGAGGCTGCCAAGGGGGGCAAGTAA
- a CDS encoding NADH-quinone oxidoreductase subunit A — protein sequence MNLEAYFPVLIFIIFGVVLGVALMSIGRILGPNKPDPAKLSPYECGFEAFEDARMKFDVRYYLIAILFILFDLETAFLFPWGVALRDIGWPGFIAMGVFLLEFIVGFVYIWKKGALDWE from the coding sequence TTGAATCTCGAAGCCTACTTCCCCGTTCTCATCTTCATCATCTTCGGTGTCGTGCTTGGCGTGGCACTGATGTCGATCGGTCGGATCCTCGGTCCGAACAAGCCCGATCCCGCGAAGCTGTCGCCGTACGAGTGCGGCTTCGAAGCGTTTGAGGACGCGCGCATGAAGTTCGATGTGCGCTACTACCTCATCGCCATCCTGTTTATCCTGTTCGATCTCGAAACCGCCTTCCTGTTTCCGTGGGGTGTCGCCCTGCGGGATATCGGCTGGCCGGGGTTCATCGCCATGGGCGTGTTTCTGCTGGAATTCATCGTGGGCTTCGTCTACATCTGGAAAAAGGGCGCGCTCGATTGGGAGTGA
- a CDS encoding NADH-quinone oxidoreductase subunit D → MADIKNYTLNFGPQHPAAHGVLRLVLELDGEVIQRADPHIGLLHRATEKLAEQKTWIQNVPYMDRLDYVSMMVNEHAYVMAIERLLGLEVPVRAQYIRVMFDEITRLLNHLMWIGSHALDVGAMAVFLYAFREREDMFDMYEAVSGARMHAAYYRPGGVYRDLPDTMPQYRASKVHNERAIKAMNEARSGSLLDFIEDFTNRFPKYVDEYETLLTDNRIWKQRLVDIGVVSPERALQMGFTGPMLRGSGIEWDLRKKQPYEVYDKLDFDIPVGVGGDCYARYLVRVEEMRQSNRIIKQCVEWLRRNPGPVITENHKVAPPSRVDMKSNMEELIHHFKLFTEGMHVPEGEAYAAVEHPKGEFGIYAISDGANKPYRLKIRAPGFPHLAALDEMAKGHMIADAVTIIGTQDIVFGEIDR, encoded by the coding sequence ATGGCAGACATCAAGAACTACACCCTGAACTTCGGCCCGCAACACCCGGCAGCGCACGGCGTGCTGCGCCTGGTGCTGGAGCTGGACGGCGAAGTCATCCAGCGCGCCGACCCCCATATCGGCCTGCTGCACCGTGCCACTGAAAAGCTGGCCGAGCAGAAGACCTGGATCCAGAACGTGCCGTACATGGACCGCCTCGACTATGTGTCGATGATGGTCAACGAGCATGCCTACGTGATGGCAATCGAGCGCCTGCTGGGCCTCGAGGTGCCGGTGCGCGCGCAGTACATCCGCGTGATGTTCGACGAGATCACCCGCCTGCTGAACCACCTGATGTGGATCGGCTCGCACGCGCTGGACGTGGGCGCGATGGCGGTGTTCCTGTACGCCTTCCGCGAGCGCGAGGACATGTTCGATATGTACGAGGCGGTGTCGGGCGCGCGCATGCACGCGGCCTACTACCGTCCGGGCGGCGTCTATCGCGACCTGCCTGACACGATGCCGCAATATCGCGCGTCCAAGGTACACAACGAGCGCGCCATCAAGGCCATGAACGAGGCGCGTTCGGGCTCGCTGCTGGACTTCATCGAGGACTTCACCAACCGGTTCCCGAAGTACGTTGACGAATACGAGACGCTGCTGACCGACAACCGGATCTGGAAGCAGCGCCTGGTGGACATCGGCGTGGTCAGCCCGGAGCGGGCGCTGCAGATGGGCTTTACCGGCCCGATGCTGCGCGGCTCCGGCATCGAGTGGGACCTGCGCAAGAAGCAGCCGTACGAGGTGTACGACAAGCTGGACTTCGACATCCCGGTAGGCGTGGGCGGCGACTGCTACGCGCGCTACCTGGTGCGCGTGGAAGAGATGCGCCAGTCCAACCGCATTATCAAACAGTGCGTGGAATGGCTGCGCCGCAACCCGGGCCCGGTGATCACCGAGAACCACAAGGTGGCGCCGCCCTCGCGCGTGGACATGAAGTCCAACATGGAAGAACTGATCCACCACTTCAAGCTCTTCACCGAAGGCATGCACGTGCCCGAAGGCGAAGCGTATGCAGCGGTGGAACACCCGAAGGGCGAGTTCGGCATCTACGCGATCTCGGACGGCGCGAACAAGCCGTACCGCCTGAAGATCCGTGCACCTGGCTTCCCCCACCTGGCCGCGCTCGACGAAATGGCCAAGGGACACATGATTGCTGACGCGGTAACGATCATCGGCACGCAAGACATCGTCTTCGGCGAGATCGACCGTTAA
- the nuoH gene encoding NADH-quinone oxidoreductase subunit NuoH: protein MIDWITSQGQGLLGAYWTPLWILIRAVIIVVPLLLCVAYLILWERKLIGWMHVRIGPNRVGPLGLLQPIADVLKLLLKEVMMPTQVSRGMYLIAPLMVLMPAVAVWAVIPFQAEVVLADVNAGLLYVMAISSVGVYGVILAGWASNSKYAFIGAMRAAAQMVSYEIAMGFALVTVLMVAGSLNLSAIVNGQNTGYFADMGINILSWNWLPLLPMFAVYFISGVAETNRHPFDVVEGESEIVAGHMIEYSGMGFALFFLAEYINMIIISTMTALMFLGGWAPPVDSVLTNAIPGFFWLVIKVFLLLSVFIWIRASFPRYRYDQIMRLGWKVFIPLTVAWLIIVAIWIKSPWNIWH, encoded by the coding sequence ATGATTGACTGGATTACCTCGCAAGGACAGGGCCTGCTGGGTGCCTACTGGACACCGCTGTGGATCCTGATTCGCGCCGTGATCATCGTGGTGCCGCTGCTGCTGTGCGTGGCTTACCTGATCCTGTGGGAGCGCAAGCTGATCGGCTGGATGCACGTCCGTATCGGCCCGAACCGCGTGGGCCCGCTGGGCCTGCTGCAGCCGATCGCCGACGTGCTGAAGCTGCTGCTCAAGGAAGTCATGATGCCCACGCAGGTCAGCCGGGGCATGTACCTGATTGCCCCGCTGATGGTGCTGATGCCCGCCGTGGCGGTCTGGGCCGTGATTCCGTTCCAGGCCGAAGTGGTGCTGGCGGATGTGAACGCCGGCCTGCTGTACGTGATGGCGATCAGCTCGGTGGGCGTGTACGGCGTGATCCTGGCCGGCTGGGCCTCGAACTCCAAGTACGCCTTCATCGGCGCCATGCGTGCCGCGGCCCAGATGGTGTCGTATGAAATCGCCATGGGCTTTGCGCTGGTGACGGTGCTGATGGTTGCCGGCAGCCTGAACCTGTCGGCCATCGTCAACGGCCAGAACACCGGCTACTTTGCCGACATGGGCATCAACATCCTGTCGTGGAACTGGCTGCCGCTGCTGCCGATGTTCGCCGTCTACTTCATCTCGGGCGTGGCCGAAACCAACCGCCACCCGTTCGACGTGGTGGAAGGGGAGTCGGAAATCGTGGCCGGCCACATGATCGAGTATTCGGGCATGGGCTTCGCGCTGTTCTTCCTGGCCGAGTACATCAACATGATCATCATCTCGACGATGACCGCGCTGATGTTCCTGGGCGGCTGGGCGCCGCCGGTCGATAGCGTGCTGACCAACGCGATCCCGGGCTTCTTCTGGCTGGTGATCAAGGTATTCCTGCTGCTGTCCGTCTTCATCTGGATCCGTGCCTCGTTCCCGCGCTACCGCTATGACCAGATCATGCGCCTGGGCTGGAAGGTGTTCATCCCCCTGACGGTGGCGTGGCTGATCATCGTGGCGATCTGGATCAAGTCGCCCTGGAACATCTGGCACTGA
- a CDS encoding NADH-quinone oxidoreductase subunit J, producing the protein MELTTTIFYVFALVLVLSALKVITAKNPVHSALFLVLSFFTAAAIWMLLKAEFLAILLVLVYVGAVMVLFLFVVMMIDIDIEHLRRDFWTYVPMASVVGALIIAEMAIVLVRNFIGTTTPVAASGSQDPGYSNSAALGKLIYTDYIYAFEVAGIILLVAIIAAVALTLRRRKDVKAQDVSAQLRTRRDDRVRLVPMQSEGQTQQTEAAAAANKN; encoded by the coding sequence ATGGAACTCACGACCACCATCTTCTACGTCTTTGCGCTGGTGCTGGTGCTCTCCGCACTGAAAGTCATCACTGCGAAGAACCCGGTGCATTCCGCACTGTTCCTCGTGCTGTCGTTCTTCACGGCCGCGGCGATCTGGATGCTGCTCAAGGCGGAATTCCTCGCCATCCTGCTGGTGCTGGTCTATGTCGGCGCGGTGATGGTGCTGTTCCTGTTCGTGGTGATGATGATCGATATCGACATCGAGCACCTGCGGCGGGATTTCTGGACCTACGTGCCGATGGCCTCGGTGGTGGGCGCGCTGATCATCGCCGAGATGGCGATCGTGCTGGTGCGCAACTTCATCGGCACCACCACGCCGGTGGCCGCCAGCGGTTCGCAGGACCCGGGCTACTCGAACTCCGCCGCGCTCGGCAAGCTGATCTACACCGACTATATCTACGCCTTCGAAGTGGCCGGCATCATCCTTCTGGTGGCGATCATCGCCGCCGTGGCGCTGACCCTGCGCCGCCGCAAGGACGTCAAGGCCCAGGACGTATCGGCGCAGCTGCGCACCCGCCGCGACGACCGCGTGCGCCTGGTGCCGATGCAGTCCGAAGGCCAGACCCAGCAGACGGAAGCCGCGGCTGCCGCCAATAAGAACTAA
- the secG gene encoding preprotein translocase subunit SecG, translating into MAIFKTLLVVLQVLSALGVIGLVLIQHGKGADVGAAFGSGASGSLFGATGSANFLSRTTAVLATLFFVCTLALTLLGNYKPAASLGVMGAAPASAPAVAGASAPAAAAAADASAPAAPAVPK; encoded by the coding sequence ATGGCAATCTTCAAGACTTTGTTGGTGGTGCTGCAGGTGTTGTCGGCGCTGGGCGTGATTGGCCTGGTGCTGATCCAGCATGGCAAGGGCGCCGATGTCGGCGCGGCATTCGGTTCGGGCGCCTCAGGCAGCCTGTTCGGTGCCACTGGCTCGGCAAACTTCCTGTCGCGCACCACCGCCGTGCTGGCCACGCTGTTCTTCGTCTGCACGTTGGCACTGACGCTGCTGGGCAACTACAAGCCGGCTGCGTCGCTGGGCGTGATGGGCGCGGCGCCGGCTTCGGCGCCCGCAGTGGCAGGTGCTTCGGCTCCCGCTGCAGCCGCGGCCGCTGACGCGTCGGCGCCGGCAGCCCCCGCTGTTCCGAAATAA
- the nuoF gene encoding NADH-quinone oxidoreductase subunit NuoF yields MTCLHDRHIQPLILAGLDGKNWHLEDYVKRGGYQQLKRILTEKIPPEQVIADVKASGLRGRGGAGFPTGLKWSFMPRTFPGQKYLVCNTDEGEPGTFKDRDIIRYNPHSLIEGMAIGAYAMGITVGYNYIHGEIWNEYKIFEEALEEARAAGFLGDNILGSGFDFQLHAHHGYGAYICGEETALLESLEGKKGQPRFKPPFPASFGLYGKPTTINNTETFAAVPFLLAVGPENYLKLGKPNNGGTKIFSISGDVERPGNYEIPLGTPFAKLLELAGGMRGGKRIKAVIPGGSSAPVVPGDLMMASDMDYDSIAKAGSMLGSGAVIVMDETRCMVRSLLRLSYFYFEESCGQCTPCREGTGWLYRMVNRIEHGEGRQEDLDLLNNVAENIMGRTICALGDAAAMPVRGMLKHYWKEFEYHVEHKQCMVPAYI; encoded by the coding sequence ATGACCTGTCTGCACGACCGCCATATCCAGCCGCTGATCCTGGCCGGCCTGGACGGCAAGAACTGGCACCTGGAAGACTACGTCAAGCGTGGCGGCTACCAGCAACTCAAGCGCATCCTGACCGAGAAGATCCCGCCCGAGCAGGTGATCGCCGACGTCAAGGCCTCCGGCCTGCGCGGCCGTGGCGGTGCGGGCTTCCCGACCGGCCTGAAGTGGAGCTTCATGCCGCGCACCTTCCCGGGTCAGAAATACCTGGTCTGCAACACCGATGAAGGCGAGCCCGGCACGTTCAAGGACCGCGACATCATCCGCTACAACCCGCATTCGCTCATCGAGGGCATGGCCATCGGCGCGTATGCGATGGGCATCACCGTGGGCTACAACTACATCCACGGCGAGATCTGGAACGAATACAAGATCTTCGAGGAAGCCCTCGAAGAGGCGCGCGCTGCCGGCTTCCTGGGTGACAACATCCTGGGTTCGGGCTTTGATTTCCAACTGCACGCGCACCACGGCTACGGCGCCTACATCTGCGGCGAGGAAACCGCGCTGCTCGAATCGCTGGAAGGCAAGAAAGGCCAGCCGCGCTTCAAGCCGCCGTTCCCGGCCAGCTTCGGCCTGTACGGCAAGCCGACCACCATCAACAACACCGAGACCTTCGCCGCGGTGCCGTTCCTGCTGGCCGTCGGCCCCGAGAACTACCTGAAGCTGGGCAAGCCGAACAATGGCGGCACCAAGATCTTCTCGATCTCGGGCGACGTCGAGCGTCCCGGCAACTACGAGATCCCGCTGGGCACGCCGTTCGCCAAGCTGCTGGAACTCGCCGGCGGCATGCGCGGCGGCAAGCGCATCAAGGCGGTGATCCCGGGCGGCTCGTCCGCGCCGGTGGTGCCGGGCGACCTGATGATGGCGTCCGACATGGACTACGACTCGATCGCCAAGGCCGGCTCGATGCTGGGCTCGGGCGCGGTGATCGTGATGGACGAGACGCGCTGCATGGTCCGCTCGCTGCTGCGCCTGTCGTACTTCTATTTTGAGGAATCGTGCGGCCAGTGCACGCCGTGCCGCGAAGGCACCGGCTGGCTCTACCGCATGGTCAATCGCATCGAACACGGAGAGGGGCGCCAGGAAGACCTGGACCTGCTCAACAACGTCGCGGAAAACATCATGGGCCGCACCATCTGCGCGCTCGGCGATGCCGCGGCGATGCCGGTCCGCGGCATGCTCAAGCACTACTGGAAAGAGTTCGAATATCACGTCGAACACAAGCAGTGCATGGTTCCGGCCTACATCTAA
- a CDS encoding NADH-quinone oxidoreductase subunit C — MAKLDILKAALEKALGKRVQNLIEATGELTLIVKADDYLEVARILRDDPSLRFEQLIDLCGVDYSEYGDGAWDGLRFAAVSQLLSITHNWRLRVRVFAPDDDFPVLPSVIDVWNGVNWFEREAFDFYGIVFDGHPDLRRILTDYGFVGHPFRKDFPVSGFVEMRYDPEQKRVIYQPVTIEPREITPRVIREDNYGGLH, encoded by the coding sequence ATGGCGAAGCTCGACATCCTCAAGGCCGCGCTCGAGAAAGCTCTCGGCAAGCGCGTGCAGAATCTGATCGAGGCGACCGGCGAACTGACGCTGATCGTCAAGGCCGACGACTACCTCGAAGTTGCCCGCATCCTGCGTGACGATCCGTCGCTGCGCTTCGAGCAGCTGATCGACCTGTGCGGCGTGGACTATTCCGAGTACGGCGACGGTGCCTGGGACGGCCTGCGCTTTGCCGCGGTCTCGCAGCTGCTGTCGATTACCCACAACTGGCGCCTGCGCGTGCGCGTGTTTGCCCCGGACGATGATTTTCCGGTGCTGCCGTCGGTGATCGACGTGTGGAACGGCGTCAACTGGTTCGAGCGCGAAGCTTTTGATTTCTACGGCATCGTCTTCGACGGCCATCCTGACCTGCGCCGCATCCTGACCGACTACGGTTTCGTCGGCCATCCGTTCCGCAAGGATTTCCCGGTTTCGGGCTTCGTCGAGATGCGCTACGACCCGGAACAGAAGCGGGTCATCTACCAGCCGGTCACGATCGAGCCGCGCGAAATCACCCCGCGCGTGATCCGCGAGGACAACTACGGCGGCTTGCACTGA
- the nuoG gene encoding NADH-quinone oxidoreductase subunit NuoG, whose protein sequence is MVELEIDGKKVEVAEGSLVMEAARKLGTYIPHFCYHRKLSIAANCRMCLVEVEKAPKALPACATPVTPGMKVFTNSEKAVKAQKSVMEFLLINHPLDCPICDQGGECQLQDLAVGYGASESRYKEEKRVVFHKNVGPLISMEEMTRCIHCTRCVRFGQEVAGVMELGMLGRGEHSEITTFVGKTVDSELSGNMIDLCPVGALTSKPFRYSARTWELARRKSVSPHDGLGANLVVQTKNQRVMRVLPLENEDINECWISDKDRFSYEGLNSADRLTRPLLKQGGEWMETDWQTALEYVANGLASIKRDHGADQIAALASPHSTLEELFLLGKLMRGLGSDNVDFRLRQTDFSAALKGAPWLGMPVADVTTLQRVLVIGSSLRKDHPLLASRLRQATKKGARVAVLGAGGEDLLMPLAARIDVAPSGWTAALAGVARAVAAAKGVAAPAGTEGFDGGEAAGKVAEALLSGERRAVFLGNEAVRHPQFSALHALAQWIATETGATLGFLTEAANTVGGYVAGALPKQGGANAQAMLDTPRKAYILLNTEPEFDAADPRKALAALAQAGTVVVLSPFRSEAAMQYADVILPVTPFTETAGTFVNCEGKPQSFNGVVRALGESRPGWKVLRVLGNLLDVVGFDYETAESVRVEVLSAPVDAQLDNTTDAPIRVAAAAANGIERIADVPIYHADPIVRRAESLQLSAAARRAMQIALPADLFASLGIQSGDPVRVTQGQGSVVLPAVLEATLPANTVRVPAATPAAMSLGAMYGTVTVEKAIDLAPATGTVATA, encoded by the coding sequence ATGGTTGAACTAGAGATCGACGGCAAGAAGGTTGAGGTTGCTGAAGGCAGCCTGGTGATGGAAGCAGCCCGCAAGCTGGGCACCTACATCCCGCACTTCTGCTACCACCGCAAACTGTCCATCGCGGCCAACTGCCGCATGTGCCTGGTCGAGGTCGAGAAGGCGCCCAAGGCGCTGCCCGCCTGCGCCACGCCCGTGACCCCTGGCATGAAGGTCTTCACCAATTCGGAGAAGGCGGTCAAGGCGCAGAAGTCCGTGATGGAATTCCTGCTGATCAACCACCCGCTCGACTGCCCGATCTGCGATCAGGGCGGCGAATGCCAGCTGCAGGATCTGGCCGTGGGCTACGGTGCCTCGGAGTCGCGCTACAAGGAAGAGAAGCGCGTGGTGTTCCACAAGAACGTGGGCCCGCTGATCTCCATGGAGGAGATGACCCGCTGCATCCATTGCACCCGCTGCGTGCGCTTCGGCCAGGAAGTGGCCGGCGTGATGGAGCTGGGCATGCTGGGCCGCGGCGAGCATTCGGAAATCACCACCTTCGTCGGCAAGACCGTCGATTCGGAGCTGTCGGGCAACATGATCGACCTGTGCCCGGTCGGCGCGCTGACCAGCAAGCCGTTCCGTTACTCGGCCCGTACCTGGGAGCTGGCACGCCGCAAGTCGGTGTCGCCGCACGATGGCCTGGGCGCGAACCTGGTGGTGCAGACCAAGAACCAGCGCGTGATGCGCGTGCTGCCGCTGGAAAACGAAGACATCAACGAGTGCTGGATCTCCGACAAGGACCGCTTCTCGTATGAAGGCCTGAACAGCGCCGACCGCCTGACCCGCCCGCTGCTGAAGCAGGGCGGCGAATGGATGGAAACCGACTGGCAGACCGCGCTGGAATACGTGGCCAACGGCCTCGCCAGCATCAAGCGCGATCATGGCGCCGACCAGATCGCCGCGCTGGCCAGCCCGCACAGCACGCTGGAAGAGCTGTTCCTGCTGGGCAAGCTGATGCGCGGCCTGGGCAGCGACAACGTCGACTTCCGCCTGCGCCAGACCGACTTCTCGGCCGCACTGAAGGGCGCGCCGTGGCTGGGCATGCCGGTGGCCGACGTGACCACCCTGCAACGCGTGCTCGTGATCGGCTCGTCGCTGCGCAAGGATCATCCGCTGCTGGCCTCGCGCCTGCGCCAGGCCACCAAGAAGGGTGCCCGCGTGGCCGTGCTGGGTGCCGGCGGTGAAGACCTGCTGATGCCGCTGGCCGCCCGCATCGACGTGGCGCCGTCCGGCTGGACCGCGGCGCTCGCCGGCGTGGCCCGTGCCGTGGCTGCCGCCAAGGGCGTTGCTGCCCCGGCCGGCACTGAAGGATTCGACGGCGGCGAAGCCGCTGGCAAAGTGGCCGAAGCGCTGCTGTCGGGCGAGCGCCGTGCGGTGTTCCTCGGCAACGAGGCGGTGCGCCATCCGCAGTTCTCGGCGCTGCACGCGCTGGCACAGTGGATCGCCACCGAAACCGGTGCGACCCTGGGCTTCCTGACCGAAGCCGCCAACACCGTCGGCGGCTATGTCGCCGGCGCGCTGCCCAAGCAGGGCGGCGCCAATGCGCAGGCGATGCTGGACACGCCGCGCAAGGCCTACATCCTGCTGAACACCGAACCCGAGTTCGACGCCGCCGACCCGCGCAAGGCGCTGGCCGCGCTGGCCCAGGCCGGCACGGTGGTGGTGCTGTCGCCGTTCCGTTCGGAAGCGGCCATGCAGTACGCCGACGTGATCCTGCCGGTGACGCCGTTCACGGAAACCGCCGGCACCTTCGTCAACTGCGAAGGCAAGCCGCAGAGCTTCAACGGTGTGGTGCGCGCCCTGGGCGAATCGCGTCCGGGCTGGAAGGTACTGCGCGTGCTGGGCAACCTGCTGGACGTGGTTGGCTTCGACTATGAAACCGCCGAGTCGGTGCGTGTCGAAGTGCTGTCGGCCCCGGTCGACGCGCAGCTGGACAACACCACCGACGCGCCGATCCGCGTGGCCGCCGCTGCCGCCAACGGCATCGAACGCATTGCCGATGTGCCGATCTACCACGCCGACCCGATCGTGCGCCGCGCCGAGTCGCTGCAGCTGAGCGCTGCCGCGCGCCGCGCCATGCAGATCGCGCTGCCGGCCGACCTGTTCGCCAGCCTTGGCATCCAGTCCGGCGATCCGGTGCGGGTCACGCAAGGGCAGGGCAGCGTGGTGCTGCCGGCCGTGCTCGAAGCCACGCTCCCGGCCAACACCGTGCGCGTGCCGGCGGCAACGCCGGCGGCCATGAGCCTGGGCGCGATGTACGGCACGGTCACCGTAGAGAAGGCCATTGACCTGGCGCCGGCCACCGGCACCGTGGCCACGGCGTAA
- the nuoK gene encoding NADH-quinone oxidoreductase subunit NuoK gives MLSLAHYLVLAAILFAISIVGIFLNRKNVIVLLMAIELMLLAVNINFVAFSHYLGDLAGQVFVFFILTVAAAESAIGLAILVVLFRNLDTINVDDMDTLKG, from the coding sequence GTGCTCTCTCTCGCTCACTACCTCGTCCTCGCTGCGATCCTGTTCGCGATCAGCATCGTCGGCATCTTCCTGAACCGCAAGAACGTGATCGTGCTGCTGATGGCGATCGAACTGATGCTGCTTGCGGTGAACATCAACTTCGTCGCCTTCTCGCATTACCTGGGCGACCTGGCTGGTCAGGTTTTTGTTTTCTTCATCCTCACGGTGGCCGCCGCCGAGTCGGCAATCGGTCTCGCCATCCTGGTTGTGCTGTTCCGCAACCTGGATACGATCAACGTGGACGACATGGATACCCTCAAGGGCTGA